From a single Hyalangium minutum genomic region:
- a CDS encoding LysR family transcriptional regulator codes for MTSEQLRAFLQVAQEGRFSTAAKGLGLSQSGLSRQLQSLETELGVRLLVRTPAGAVLTDAGERFLPHARRALEALFAGTAELEQLSGIPHGPLALGSLHTVGAYLLPDLIAAFARSYPEVRLRLSESLAPELEEGVSRGVLDLAILSLPVRRADLVAQKLWEEPLVLAVPRGHPLTKLGRAVALTEVVEEPWVVIPGMTGTRALEAACEARGVTPRVVLETDNSEAMRRMVERGLGVALVPELMTRDHPAREFDIVQVVPGGPRRQVALVHRGEGYLTAAARAFKKFIVEHVRKQPAIRSAEAQR; via the coding sequence ATGACCTCCGAACAGCTCCGAGCATTCCTCCAGGTGGCCCAGGAGGGCCGCTTCTCCACCGCCGCGAAAGGACTGGGCCTGTCCCAGTCTGGACTCTCGCGCCAGCTCCAGTCCCTGGAGACCGAGCTCGGAGTCCGCCTGCTGGTACGCACGCCCGCCGGCGCGGTGCTCACGGACGCGGGGGAGCGCTTCCTGCCCCATGCCCGGCGGGCCCTCGAGGCGCTGTTCGCCGGCACGGCCGAGCTGGAGCAGCTCTCGGGCATACCCCACGGCCCGCTGGCGCTCGGCTCCCTGCACACCGTGGGGGCGTACCTGCTGCCGGACCTCATCGCCGCCTTCGCCCGGAGCTACCCGGAGGTGCGGCTCCGGCTGAGCGAGAGCCTCGCCCCCGAGCTGGAGGAAGGCGTCTCCCGAGGCGTGCTGGATCTGGCCATCCTCTCCCTGCCCGTGCGCCGAGCGGACCTTGTAGCGCAGAAGCTGTGGGAAGAACCCCTGGTGCTCGCCGTGCCCCGAGGCCATCCGCTGACGAAGCTGGGCCGGGCCGTGGCGCTCACCGAAGTCGTGGAGGAGCCCTGGGTCGTCATCCCCGGGATGACGGGCACCCGAGCGCTGGAGGCCGCCTGCGAGGCGCGGGGCGTGACACCTCGGGTGGTACTGGAGACGGACAACTCGGAGGCCATGCGCCGCATGGTGGAGCGCGGGCTGGGCGTGGCGCTGGTGCCGGAGCTCATGACGCGCGACCACCCCGCCCGGGAGTTCGACATCGTCCAGGTGGTCCCGGGTGGACCGCGCCGCCAGGTGGCGCTCGTGCACCGGGGAGAAGGCTATCTCACCGCCGCCGCCCGGGCCTTCAAGAAGTTCATTGTGGAGCACGTGCGCAAACAGCCTGCAATACGAAGTGCAGAGGCGCAGCGCTGA